DNA sequence from the Lysinibacillus sp. OF-1 genome:
TTGGATCGCTGTATTGACGTTCAATAATGTCAACTTTCTCGCGAATTACTGCTTGGCCTTTTGTTACACTTAAAATGGCTAAGTGTGCAGCTAAATAGCGTTCAAGACGCTCTTGATAGATCTCTGGGACAGACAAAGAAGACACCTCTAACGAAGCATCCTCAATACACATCTCTAACCTTGCATCAGGTATGGCGTCAAATTCGCTACCAAGCAAACGTACACGTTCAATTGTTGTTAAAGTAGGCATGATACATACCTCACTTTCATATTAGTTCCCTTGAATTTCAGCAATTTGAGCATCAATAGCTGATAAAACCGTTTTACGTTTCTCATCTTCTTTAAATTTTTCTAAAAATTCGATAGAAAACGTATCTTTTACAAGTTTAATTGCTTCATCTGCATCTAAATCCTTTAAAGAAGCGGCATTCTGTCCTTCTGGCACAACAATTTCGCCACTTTTAATCAAACCTTTAATGATTGGATGTGCAACAAATGCTGTATATTCAGCTTCTAGTAATGTATTTGCACCTGGAATAACCTTTACATCATTTGCAATACGTGTGTAATTGCCTTTGTTGTGTACTAACATTAAATACCCTCCCCACGTACGATTGCCATTGGATAACGGACAATGGCACCACCGCAACGTTCTTCTAATGGAATCTTATAATTTGGGAACTTGTACTCCTGCGGATGACGTGTAATGTCCATCGATACAAGCATTTCAACAACATCTGGTGAAGAATCGAATACTAAAAAGCAATCTGTTCCCCCAGTGCCTTGTTCATTAAGATCGGATGTATAGTCAATACGCTTGAACCAATTTTGCGATTGAATGTACTGCAAACAAGTCTGCATTGTATGTTCATTGTAGACTTTTTCTAAATGTTCATATTGTTCAGCTGCTACTAAAAGCGTATCAGCTTCATGACCAGGCAACTTATTAATTAAGTTTTTCGCCTTTTTGATGTCCTCTACAATATCGATACCTTTTTTGTCCTTCCATTTTGTTGATGTGCCCGCTTCATTATTTGACACTGCTAGCACTTGAATACCAGTTGCATTGACCACACCTAAAATATTGTGGTTTTTGTCACCCATCCAAACGAGTTTATTTTCTTTTTCCGCAATTGCTTTGCGTGCTGTATCAGCCTTTGTTACCTCAACAGGGCGGCGTGCCATTTGTGCATTACGAATTTCTTGTACGGATAGATTAAATGCTGTAGCAATGGAATAAATATTGACTGTATGGCGTGTTAAATCGGCATCAACTAGTGGGATGTCTGTTGCTCCCGGTGCTAAAATTTTAGCCGCTCCTGAACGTGTCATGACATCATACGAATAAGTTTCAGCACCTGCTGGTACGTCTGTTTTGACATTTAAAATGGTACGAGCCTTTAATTCTTCTTTTTTCGGCTCATAAATCTTCTTGTCTACTGCCTCTAAATCTTGTGGGCGTAATAGTGCATCTTCACGGAATTGTGACATAAATTATGTTCCTCCTTTAAGGTAAATTGATTTCAATTTGAACTAACGAATCAGCAGTAGCATTTCCTCTGAATACGGCACGAGAAAAATCAATTCCACCACTTTCAACAAACTTACCTGTCGTTGCATCCACTTGTACCGCAACGCCATTTTTAATATCGCCACCCGCAACAACAAAGATATTGCCACGCTTAACTACTGGTACTGGTTGACCAACTAAATATTTTTGGTCATCAGCATTTGC
Encoded proteins:
- a CDS encoding DUF4054 domain-containing protein; this translates as MPTLTTIERVRLLGSEFDAIPDARLEMCIEDASLEVSSLSVPEIYQERLERYLAAHLAILSVTKGQAVIREKVDIIERQYSDPSKYIGLLASKFGQEYQRILVELEEQLKPQKSINLMVL
- a CDS encoding DUF2184 domain-containing protein, translating into MSQFREDALLRPQDLEAVDKKIYEPKKEELKARTILNVKTDVPAGAETYSYDVMTRSGAAKILAPGATDIPLVDADLTRHTVNIYSIATAFNLSVQEIRNAQMARRPVEVTKADTARKAIAEKENKLVWMGDKNHNILGVVNATGIQVLAVSNNEAGTSTKWKDKKGIDIVEDIKKAKNLINKLPGHEADTLLVAAEQYEHLEKVYNEHTMQTCLQYIQSQNWFKRIDYTSDLNEQGTGGTDCFLVFDSSPDVVEMLVSMDITRHPQEYKFPNYKIPLEERCGGAIVRYPMAIVRGEGI
- a CDS encoding structural cement protein Gp24, which produces MPITEYGQYMPLAGSPGQLANYQEYAADSYPAKEIIPFGAAVQLSTDGTGVVPVKTEGKPIGIALSRGIHDYTANADDQKYLVGQPVPVVKRGNIFVVAGGDIKNGVAVQVDATTGKFVESGGIDFSRAVFRGNATADSLVQIEINLP